A section of the Pseudomonas lini genome encodes:
- a CDS encoding ankyrin repeat domain-containing protein: MSDKSRQMTPEEAAEFAEQVFNKAREGDAAMMAALLTKGLPPNLRNHKGDTLLMLAAYHGHVETVKVLLEHKADPEIRNDNGQSPIAGAAFKGDLAVVKALVEGGAQVEGSSFDGRTALMMAAMFNRVEIVDYLISKGADPKAKDTNGVSALDAAKTMGAVDTTAQLEKLLG; encoded by the coding sequence ATGTCAGACAAAAGCCGCCAGATGACGCCCGAAGAGGCTGCTGAATTTGCCGAACAGGTGTTCAACAAAGCGCGCGAGGGCGATGCGGCCATGATGGCTGCGCTGCTGACCAAGGGCTTGCCGCCGAACCTGCGCAACCACAAGGGCGACACCTTGCTGATGCTCGCCGCGTACCACGGCCATGTCGAGACGGTAAAAGTGCTGCTCGAGCACAAGGCCGACCCGGAAATCCGCAACGACAACGGCCAGAGCCCGATTGCCGGCGCGGCGTTCAAAGGTGATCTGGCGGTGGTCAAGGCGTTGGTGGAAGGTGGCGCGCAAGTCGAAGGTTCGTCCTTCGACGGTCGTACTGCGCTGATGATGGCGGCGATGTTCAACCGCGTCGAAATCGTCGACTACCTGATCAGCAAAGGCGCCGATCCGAAAGCCAAGGATACCAACGGTGTGTCCGCACTGGATGCGGCCAAAACCATGGGCGCGGTGGATACCACTGCTCAGCTGGAAAAACTTCTCGGCTGA
- a CDS encoding PLDc N-terminal domain-containing protein, whose product MGSTFNSLVGLIILALDIWAIINVLKSGAETGMKIIWVLLILLLPVLGLIIWAIAGPRGNVRI is encoded by the coding sequence ATGGGTTCCACGTTCAACAGCCTGGTCGGCCTGATTATTCTTGCCCTGGATATCTGGGCCATCATCAACGTACTTAAAAGTGGCGCCGAGACCGGGATGAAAATCATCTGGGTGCTGTTGATCCTCCTGCTGCCGGTCCTGGGCCTGATCATCTGGGCCATCGCCGGGCCGCGTGGCAATGTGCGGATCTGA